GAGTTGTTGACATGCCATGAAAACATCTCTTGACCATTTGGTTCCGACAActattaaataaagttaaagtgCAATTAATGTCACAATGACTATTGTTAAATTATTAAGATTTGtattaatgatcattaagaggtaaattaattagTCAGATtcttttaaactctataaaaCAGGGTTTAATTTCGAAGTATAGATAAAGATTCTGACTTGTATTCTGCAATTCACCCACCACATACCAATCGACACATCGAAACATCACTTAGACGACATCCTCGTCCCGATTCAACAGAAACAATTCATAATCactctttcaaactttttatttgagagatgatttttcaaactttctaGTTGTCCATCACTTTATTTATGGGAAatgtaattacttaaaattctgtcattttttaaattttaatatattttagtttttaaatttaaaaaactaataaatgcTGTTTTTAAATCTAAtcgtattaaatattttttatcttgttaaatacgttttaaaataatatttaaattgtttctaTCATTTCaatagattttaatttaaatattaacatgaaatatgatttaataaatccaaaatataattttatatttttttttaaagttcaaaaattaaaatatattaaaaaaaagttataatttcacgtataagtttataaaaaaaataaaaacatagttAACCTTAAATTAAACAtgtcaatatattattataattgagaAAGAAACGTGTGAAATCATAGGAGGCTTAATCATCGGAAGCGCGGATAAGTTGGTCAAATTTATCTCCTAGTCTGGAAATAGTTTTCATTTGGTCGCATTGAGGGACTTCATTTCCCTCTGTCTGCTTTTCATTATACTTTCTATTTTCGTCGCAAATTCTTTCAATTATTAGGTTGACAGTTTGTTTCACATGTCATCAATGATTCTGAAAAAATAGTTTGAATGGAATGTGGCCGTGCCCATAATTCTAACTTCAAATAATGCATTGCAATCAATAAATAgacataaaaataaacataacatTGTTCTTATGATCAATAACTCGGAAGAGGAAAGTGTGAACCTACGTCATGTGTTGACGCATGCATGTTGAAATACGTTTTAGAAATCAGAAATAATTCTTCACAGTAATTCTATTCTATTTGTGAACACGAGGAATTTAGATCCAACTCTGCtccatttacattttttttcaaggGGAAAGATTTGAGAATAATAATACCATCCCAAAAACTGAAGCATATCCACACCATATATACACGAATGAGTTGAAGTTCTTCCACACCTTTGATCATACCTGCTTATAATTGAATCtgctttcctttttcttcaactTCACATTTCCATAATGGCTGAAAAGGTAGCTAAACCAGCCTTGTTCTTCCTTTGCTTACTCGTGTTTTTGTATGCAATGCTTTAATTCTGAATATACATATACATTCAAATGTTTTTGTATGCAAATCTTAATTGGTTTAGGTGGAAATGCTTGAAGCAAAGGTGCAACATATGAAAGAGCAGAATCGTACTCTACGAATGATGGTGGAAATTATGAGCAAGAAATGCCAGAAGCTTCAACTTCATGTTCAAGAGATCAACAATGCAGAAAGTGAGTTTTCCACAGCACAGAAGGCATCGCAAATCTTTGTTAAAATCCCCCCCAACGACAATAGTTTGGTATGCTCATTAATTAGTTGTGTTAATGctcaaatatataattgatgAAGTTTAATTCAACTGGTTTTGGATATAGATAGTAAAAGATGGTTATGAGTGGAAGAAGTATGGTCAGAAGAAGACAACGAAAGACAATCCTTCACCCAGAGCTTATTACAAGTGCGCATTGGCTCCTACATGCCCTGTCAAGAAAAAggtatacatacatatacatatgtaCTTTGTTTAGATaaagaatttgaatttattaaatttttattttttttactaacatATATAAactacaattaaatataaataattattaataattcaaaaatgttaatattaatgttttctAGGTTACTAACccttttttctattaatattagtTGGTGTTaacttcaattatttatatCCACAAGGTTATTTTTGTGATGTAGATTTGAGtttattttgttggttttttattgatattgactgaaaaaaaaaattcaattgaaattgttaaaaaaacagAGAGTTAATGTTGGCTAAACTATTTTCCAattaacataagaaaaaaaaatcttattggTTAATTATATCATTAGCATTGatgatagaaaaataattaatgcgcatattaaaaaaaatcatgacaaaACAAATCTGATTTACATTCATAAGGAGTAATCTTTTAATATTGGTCGAGAAAgtcataattaatattaattaatatccaataaaaaataatcatagtttacaaaataaattgtataattatataatcaatATTCTCCGAAAAGTAATAATTTCTACAATgcctaaattttatttaagttcaCGACGTCCGAATCAAAATCGAGTTAAAGAAAGAATAATATCATaaagattttataaatttaaaaatacaaaagaaaattaaattcttatagtgaaatatgaaatatatagttttaaataatttaattagttttctaaaattttggctagaatttaaaaaaaatcaattataaagcatttcaatttttttttataaaattaaattacttaaaattttcTACCCAAACTAAGTATAGTTTTTCTATTGCTCCATGGTTCttgatatttgttattttctaaGCCAAAGTAGTGGCCTGTATAAAAATAAGCTATAGCCTTTCTGCAATGATGTGTGATAGGTGCAAAGAAGCATACAGGATAAATCTATCGTTGTTGCAACTTACGAAGGAAAGCATAACCACGGTTTTCCTTTTCGTGATTTATTCAAGCCATCATCGGCTACACCCGAAGCCTCAATAATGGATAACGATTTACCTATGACAAACATATCAAACGACATCAACATCGACCTTTGTCTATGCAATCGTGTTCCAACAGATGTAACAGATAAACAGCACAAGGACGGTGGCAGTAACATTAAAGTTCTGGAATGTGTAAGTTCTCTTCTAAAAGATCCTAACTTCATCAAACCATTAGCTGAAGCAGTTGTTCTCTCCATCAATACCCAGAGTAAGCAAGTGGGTCTTAACCTGAGTTTGGGTCTTCCTCAACCGCATTTGTCTAAGTGAATTCACCTCAACAAATTCGTGTTTCAAGGAAAAAACACCTACAATCCTTCTCTCGTTTTTTACTACATGCACAATGCAAGAGCTTTAGATTTTTTAGTGATTTTTTCTATAGGTAATGTTAATGGTTCAATATTAAATATGGTTttggttgtttaatttttaataaaaataaaaattaatctttctttaaaattttaaatcaatttagtttttcatttttataatcacgtaaatttagtctttttaactatgttaagtttattttatgctttaaacttgtttataaattaacattaaaatataaatgtcttaaattatttaattaatataaatattacatgaAATGCcgtttaaaactttaaataaatttaacaaaaaaatatttaaaaaagactaaatttacatcaaattttacttaaatttaaaagataaaaacatatttaatctttattataattttggttGGAGAGTAACTTCAACTATGACCTCTCGATTTttaatgttagttttttttGCTACATCTTCAAAACAGATGATAATTTGGATGTtttgaaagttattttaatatattttaagagtTTACCATAATAACAATACAATATATGAAACTAAACTGAAAATTCCGAACTCCAAAATTTCAGATAAGATACTTTTATGCAAATCTGGATGTAATGAagtgatttatatatttttacttttcatattaattaacttttagagtcgagaagaaaaaggaaagagattATATATTCAactcttttacttttactaatatttgaaaaaaatataaaaatgatacgaagggtttgaaaaaaaaaatgtaaaaaaaattatagattcAATTCTATCTTTAATATTTGTCGACAAAAAAGAACACGGTAAGTGGGTGCGTAGAATGTATGTCTGATGAGAACAATAAATGAAAGTCACGGGACTTTTAATTGTTCAGGTTTTCATCTCGGTTTGGGGCCCTTTCATTACAGAAACAGAGTCACggaaatattaatttataaatggtattgtctaaataaaattagcaaatcattaattattttcaaaaacttaaaatcaattattatcTAATTGTCTCTAGAATTTTTATTGGTTGTACcttttaaatatcataaatatattaaatctatTTGAGATTAATACCTTtgagatgaaataaaattgcagggtttatttttaaaattttaatttctaaaattataaagagaaaaaaaaaacttaaataattttaatttctaaaattacaaaaagagaaaaactatAGTGATAAAAAactaaagtaattttaatttctaaaataaaaaaaaaaaaggtcatGTTAAGGTTGATATTAACAAGGAGATTAGTGGatagtataaattataaattttgagaataattatgttttgttaaatttaaaactaaagtGATAATATAATGTAAAGACACAGTTAAGCTAGGgttcctttttctttcctttcataaATGAAACGAAAGGATAATTCAAACACGTAATATCCTTGCTTAGACATGCATTaagtaaatattcataaattttatgaatgtccatatatatattaatatgtcTATTAAAAGATCTTAACATGTTTTAAGTTTTCTAAATATAACCTTAtctgattttaatatttgtaaagaCTGTTATATTTTGACAGCTAACACATTTTACTATTTGTTAATTTCTTATTACTATATCACTAAAGTtagtttaactttaaaaatataaatattaaaactaataattaaaacttaaaattaagaTTACAATATTAGTTTTAAGAGCGCATAGTCCAATTAAATAATGCactattattttctattaatggGATAATTATacatactttttaaatttttaatatattatgaaaattcaAACAAATGCAGTTATTATAACTCTTTTGCTTCGTGATATCCAATTAGTAATGTTCGTTAGATTCTAATTCTCTAGATTTTTCTGCTCCTTTCCCactgattaaaaaaaaaccatataatgttataaaatattttttttatcatgaaaattattaagatgaaattttaataatagtCAAAGATTGGTAAAAGCAATTTCTAAAATCGTGTTCGTTCTAGTCTAAAgtaacgttttttttttctaaaaaaaaacaactatatGCCAACAGCTAAGAACACTGATAACACCACGAATCAGGCAAAGTGTTTTGTAATTATTGGTTTGacgtattttttttattcaaatttctttttcagtcgcttatttttttatacaattattatgAGAGTTACCTTGGACGTTTGCAACGTCTATGGGACCCATGAAACACGTAGTATAAGGATGTTTATGataatactattatataaaaaaaatttgtattttcatCAACTAACACAAATGAAAACGGAATAATTCATACAAAAGTATTTTTCACAAGAAaacatttcatttatttattgatatttatagatatttatattGCTAGCTAACCACAACCACCAATacgtcattttctttttcttgatttcTAACAAAACTTCTAATTAATACCTAAACCAATGTCCATTACCGTTTATATAGAGCCAAAACAAACAGCGTATTAGGAAGCATGTTATCTTGGATGGTGGGTAAAGTGTGTACTAAAATATGTTTTGCCTCTTGTTTAGCATATTTGATGTTGTTGGATAAGATAAATAATAAGTcatagattaaaaaatttaatgcaaTTTAATGAAAtcgaaaaatattattattattattatattattaaggTATAATCTTAATATTCagagtaaatagtaaaaaggtGTGAATAATTAAGAGATAAGTATAATGCAGAGGTGGAGATAGAGAAGAAATGTAATGAAGAAAAACCTAAGTTTCCCTCCAAAATGCAAAATAGAGGGATTCTGGATTGAACTTTGAAGTTGAATCGTTCGTTATCATCAATCAATTTAATGTCAACGAAACAGAAACATCTCTTCTTAAAATCTCCAAATCTTAAATTTTGTCCGGTCGCTCACTCACACTCACTCCCCCGTCGGTTACGAATTGCTGATATTCTTCTTGCCGACCAAGATCACGACGGCGTCGATTGCATGGACGCCTTCCGAGAAACGTCGTCGAAGAAGTGCTTTTCGCCTCTCAGACTCGTTGAGTCGTTGCTGGCGCCACTGAGGCCGGCCAAGGGGGTTCGACTTCAGCAACGACGGCAGAACGAGACCGGTGATTTGCACGCGGCGCCGTCGCCGACGAATGAACTCAAAGGAAGCGATGATTCTATTGCGAACCCTGGTAATTTGTAATTTGTTGTTAATTTCATAGTATTGGCTTCGAAATATACGTAAATGTTACTTTGTGTGCTTAATTCCTTTGTTGATGCTTCGCTAGTGGTTTTACCGTTGGGTTTTATTTCCTAATTAGTCCTTAGTTGTATTATTGTGACCGTGTTTTTTggatttggttttaattatgattattgGTTAATATTGTAAATTGTATGTTTATGGATTCGTACATGATTCGTTACACTGCAAGGTTGAATTCCGTTTGTTTGAAATTGCATTGTAAGAGTCACATAACAATTCGTAAACACAATGGTTTTCAATATTATATCGAGATTCTGCGTGAAAACCATTGTTTATGTTCATTTGAAGTTTGAAATCTGTTCTCTTCCAAATACTGTTAAATGCATACATCACTTTGTATAattgtatataatataattccAGGTTCAGCAATTACTAGCTTTGTACTTGTCTTTCCACATCGTTTAGGGTTTAAGATTTTCCTTTTACAACCGAAATTCTGAACTAACTTTTTGGTTTTTTGAATATCAATTGTAAAGATATATGAAtaagttatgttttttttttttctgtcagagatgaaaaaggaaaattagttttatacTTTTACTTATTCATTAGCTTTGTTCATTTCATTCTCTTCACTGTTCTGCAACTTTCCTTTTGTCCTTTTTCCGGTCATTGTTGTTAACTATACGACGTTGTTGATGTTCTGCAGCAGGACAGTTACATGAGAGTGATACATCTTTTAAGGTAGGAGTTGGTTGTGGCTTGTTGTATCTCCTTGCAGCAAGTAAAAATGAGCTAGGTAAGATGGTTGAGCTGCGGAAAGAAATGGAGCTGCTCCTTCAAAATATGAAAGGTGAACTACAGCGTAAAGATGCGCTTCTTAAGCCATTGAAACAAAATGACGCTCTTGCCCTTTCCATAACTGATATTCAAGAAGTTTCCAGCTCCGATAGACACATTTCtattcattcacaaacacagTATGTTCAACCAGAGTCAAAACGAAATATGGTTCCCAATAACTTTCTAGAATATAACATAAGTATAAGTGAACAAGGTGAATGTGCAGAAGAAATAAATGATCTCCAGGCAGAATTTGAAATTGA
This Vigna angularis cultivar LongXiaoDou No.4 chromosome 4, ASM1680809v1, whole genome shotgun sequence DNA region includes the following protein-coding sequences:
- the LOC108330510 gene encoding probable WRKY transcription factor 40 → MAEKVEMLEAKVQHMKEQNRTLRMMVEIMSKKCQKLQLHVQEINNAESEFSTAQKASQIFVKIPPNDNSLIVKDGYEWKKYGQKKTTKDNPSPRAYYKCALAPTCPVKKKVQRSIQDKSIVVATYEGKHNHGFPFRDLFKPSSATPEASIMDNDLPMTNISNDINIDLCLCNRVPTDVTDKQHKDGGSNIKVLECVSSLLKDPNFIKPLAEAVVLSINTQSKQVGLNLSLGLPQPHLSK
- the LOC108331065 gene encoding protein POLAR LOCALIZATION DURING ASYMMETRIC DIVISION AND REDISTRIBUTION gives rise to the protein MSTKQKHLFLKSPNLKFCPVAHSHSLPRRLRIADILLADQDHDGVDCMDAFRETSSKKCFSPLRLVESLLAPLRPAKGVRLQQRRQNETGDLHAAPSPTNELKGSDDSIANPAGQLHESDTSFKVGVGCGLLYLLAASKNELGKMVELRKEMELLLQNMKGELQRKDALLKPLKQNDALALSITDIQEVSSSDRHISIHSQTQYVQPESKRNMVPNNFLEYNISISEQGECAEEINDLQAEFEIELQRLQLYLDGETEFEDAKHEGVKITVKDCSSKSSRSSSFGEITMEPIGASYDVSFGVSPIELERRLHELLEARLEERITELEYGLECTTQKLMKKEIEATWWKDTARLLSQHVPETSRFTFPLDPEIAVNLSKFVG